One Leptospira kanakyensis DNA segment encodes these proteins:
- a CDS encoding acyl-CoA dehydrogenase family protein — MIHPKLNPYLNEEERSFYNTVFQFSEDKVFPTAEERDEKEIWSDELWKEFSKAGLTGLTIPSEYGGEGASCLQCSIATDAFASGSLDGGMGLSWVAHLVIGTMPIVFQGTKEQKSKYLPKLSTGEWMAGFALTEPASGSDAASLLTKAEEVEGGWKLNGTKMYITNGPVGQVFVVMARTSEKGRGPMGISAFIVENNTPGFKVSKVLKKLGHHTSMTAELVFEDMVVPKENLLGPINTGFMRIGKETLEWERTVFVAGLAGAMEFCFRKGLRYANERVQFGKSISNFYGMRDILVRNWVYIQAARRLIYWVAERKDRGIASPLESSLGKLISSEIAEDVAKDSVQLFGGYGYMKEYSVERFYRDVKLGTIGGGTSEIQRSIISSLYPGKEKFQNEFSKITNESGIPDQIQNILFDIIISMDAETNRKKLQSVEFAFADVLSIFVILSLSEIDTHKSSEYYSLDEKLMDRKLLSYYLVGKYLMSFSRLSNYVPSQLDLLWGYYSQLGKSIEETVHSRFQTLQELL, encoded by the coding sequence ATGATACACCCGAAACTGAATCCCTATCTGAATGAGGAGGAAAGAAGTTTTTACAATACAGTATTTCAATTTTCAGAAGATAAAGTGTTTCCCACTGCGGAAGAACGTGATGAAAAAGAAATTTGGTCAGACGAGTTGTGGAAAGAGTTTAGTAAGGCAGGCCTTACTGGACTTACGATCCCTTCGGAATATGGTGGTGAGGGCGCTAGTTGTTTACAATGTTCTATTGCAACGGATGCCTTTGCTTCTGGATCTTTAGATGGTGGGATGGGACTCTCCTGGGTTGCTCATTTAGTGATTGGAACTATGCCAATTGTTTTCCAAGGAACTAAGGAACAAAAATCCAAATACCTTCCTAAACTTTCCACAGGCGAATGGATGGCTGGTTTTGCACTGACAGAACCTGCGTCTGGTTCCGATGCTGCTTCACTTTTGACAAAGGCAGAAGAAGTGGAAGGTGGTTGGAAGTTAAACGGAACAAAGATGTACATCACCAATGGCCCCGTAGGACAAGTGTTTGTTGTCATGGCAAGGACTTCCGAAAAAGGAAGAGGGCCAATGGGCATCTCTGCCTTTATTGTAGAAAATAATACTCCTGGATTTAAAGTTAGTAAGGTTTTAAAAAAACTAGGCCATCATACCTCTATGACCGCTGAACTTGTGTTTGAAGATATGGTGGTCCCTAAAGAAAATTTACTTGGACCAATCAATACAGGTTTTATGCGAATTGGTAAAGAAACTTTGGAATGGGAAAGAACTGTTTTTGTGGCAGGTCTTGCCGGTGCTATGGAATTTTGTTTTCGTAAAGGACTTCGTTACGCCAACGAAAGAGTTCAATTTGGAAAATCGATTTCTAATTTTTATGGAATGCGTGATATCCTTGTCCGTAACTGGGTATACATTCAAGCGGCAAGAAGGCTGATTTATTGGGTTGCTGAAAGAAAGGATCGTGGTATCGCTTCTCCCTTGGAAAGTAGTTTGGGAAAACTGATTTCTTCTGAAATTGCAGAGGATGTTGCGAAAGATTCTGTCCAACTCTTTGGTGGCTATGGGTATATGAAAGAATACTCTGTGGAACGATTTTACAGAGATGTAAAACTCGGAACCATTGGTGGGGGAACAAGCGAAATCCAACGTTCTATCATTTCCTCTTTGTATCCTGGAAAAGAAAAGTTTCAAAATGAATTTTCAAAAATTACCAATGAATCGGGAATTCCGGATCAGATCCAAAACATACTTTTTGATATTATCATTTCTATGGATGCAGAAACGAATCGGAAAAAACTCCAGTCGGTAGAATTTGCTTTTGCAGACGTTTTGTCCATATTTGTGATCCTTTCTTTGTCAGAAATCGATACCCATAAATCTTCAGAATACTATTCTTTGGATGAAAAATTGATGGATCGAAAGTTACTTTCGTATTATCTTGTGGGGAAATATCTTATGTCTTTCAGTCGACTTTCAAACTATGTTCCCTCCCAGTTAGATTTATTGTGGGGTTACTATTCTCAGTTGGGTAAGTCTATCGAGGAGACCGTACATTCACGATTCCAAACTCTGCAGGAACTTTTATAG
- a CDS encoding AMP-dependent synthetase/ligase: MIKNYDNLYQALVHVADALPNKVSFRKRKSATEFPGISFGDLKQFVDHLTLGLIDLGVEVGDRIGFFCDATVNWLRTDMAILVSGAVVVPRGTDIVREEILYILNHSEAKYLVVQKPKDKKRIDDLSSELPHLKQIFILETDQGDLYEGENSILALVNKGKERWSRNGKQTLESRIEQTDPDALATLIYTSGTTGNPKGVMLSQKGWITAIQNTISRLDMNANDNAVSLLPPWHAFERAIEYAGIFLGIDFLISNMSSLKDDLRDFRPTIFPSVPRIWESVYNGIIAKVAKEGGFKEKLFHFFLKLGSTWAHYYAMSFGFEFEIKKPNFFVSLIKRTYGFFILVLLSPLKLISIKIFSAIHKALGGRIRICISAGSALPSVVDGFLSAIGLKVLEGYGMTETSAVVSIRSNTKPTKGTVGIPIAGYQIRLKDDTGKIVTEVGAKGTLWIKSKQILKGYYKRPELNQVVFDTDGFFDTGDLMMISHRGELVFAGRSKDTIALIGGENVEPIPIEDKLLTSPFIDQVMVVGHDKKTLGALIVPNFEAVETKVPGISKEKAGEWNSNPKVRELYRAEISRIISRENGFKGFEMVPANNFYVVSRPFDPDVEMTRTLKMKRNVISEVFSKQIEGIYQ, from the coding sequence ATGATCAAAAACTACGATAACCTTTACCAAGCCCTCGTCCATGTCGCCGACGCCCTTCCAAACAAAGTCTCCTTCCGGAAACGAAAATCGGCCACCGAATTTCCTGGGATCAGCTTTGGAGATTTGAAGCAGTTTGTCGACCACTTGACTCTGGGTTTGATTGATCTCGGTGTCGAGGTAGGAGACCGGATTGGATTTTTCTGTGATGCCACTGTCAACTGGCTTCGCACCGATATGGCCATTTTGGTTTCCGGTGCGGTAGTGGTGCCCCGAGGAACTGACATTGTCCGAGAGGAGATACTTTATATTTTAAACCATTCAGAAGCCAAATACCTCGTGGTACAAAAACCAAAGGATAAAAAACGGATCGATGATTTGTCGAGTGAGCTCCCTCATTTAAAACAAATTTTTATTTTGGAAACTGACCAAGGGGATTTGTATGAGGGTGAAAATTCCATTTTAGCTCTCGTGAACAAAGGTAAAGAAAGATGGAGTCGTAACGGCAAACAAACATTAGAATCAAGGATTGAACAAACAGATCCAGATGCCCTCGCCACTTTGATTTATACATCGGGAACCACGGGAAATCCTAAAGGTGTGATGTTGTCCCAAAAAGGATGGATCACAGCGATTCAAAATACCATCTCTCGATTGGATATGAATGCAAATGATAATGCAGTGAGTTTGCTTCCGCCATGGCATGCTTTCGAAAGAGCGATCGAATATGCAGGTATTTTTCTTGGAATCGATTTTTTAATCTCCAATATGTCATCACTCAAAGATGATTTAAGAGATTTCCGACCAACCATATTTCCTTCTGTACCTAGGATTTGGGAATCGGTATACAATGGAATCATTGCTAAAGTTGCAAAAGAAGGAGGGTTCAAGGAAAAATTATTCCATTTCTTTTTGAAACTAGGTTCCACTTGGGCTCATTACTATGCCATGTCTTTTGGATTTGAATTTGAAATCAAAAAACCAAATTTCTTTGTTTCACTCATCAAACGAACTTATGGATTTTTTATTTTAGTTTTGTTATCTCCATTAAAACTAATTAGTATCAAAATATTTTCTGCGATCCATAAAGCCCTGGGTGGTCGTATCAGAATTTGTATTTCTGCAGGTTCAGCTCTTCCTAGTGTAGTGGATGGATTTTTATCTGCGATTGGACTCAAAGTTCTAGAAGGGTATGGAATGACAGAAACATCTGCGGTTGTGTCTATTCGATCCAACACCAAACCAACCAAAGGAACTGTAGGAATTCCGATAGCCGGGTATCAAATTCGATTGAAAGATGATACGGGAAAGATTGTGACCGAAGTTGGTGCCAAAGGAACCTTATGGATCAAATCCAAACAAATTCTAAAAGGTTATTATAAACGACCTGAACTCAACCAAGTTGTATTTGATACGGACGGTTTTTTTGATACGGGAGATCTGATGATGATTTCTCACAGAGGTGAACTAGTGTTTGCTGGTAGATCGAAAGATACCATTGCACTTATTGGCGGGGAAAACGTGGAACCCATCCCAATCGAAGACAAACTTTTAACTTCTCCTTTCATTGACCAGGTGATGGTAGTGGGTCATGATAAAAAGACATTAGGTGCTCTGATTGTTCCCAACTTCGAAGCAGTGGAAACAAAAGTTCCAGGAATTTCCAAAGAAAAAGCAGGTGAATGGAATTCAAATCCGAAAGTTCGGGAATTATACCGAGCAGAGATTTCACGCATTATATCTAGAGAAAACGGATTCAAAGGGTTCGAAATGGTGCCAGCTAACAATTTTTATGTGGTATCTCGTCCCTTTGATCCCGATGTCGAAATGACAAGAACTTTGAAAATGAAGCGAAATGTCATTTCGGAAGTATTTTCAAAACAAATTGAAGGAATTTACCAATGA
- a CDS encoding sensor histidine kinase gives MKAAGRIAFFYLLFGYLWIYFSDYAISLIFASVEDIREFQSLKGWGFVTLSAAIIFVLLVRELRRQKRVLFEKIESDQLFQVILERIEDAVIVFNLDTWKIDFLSEQVSRLFDIPTKDILTHPQLLIERVHELDRDRMTNIWMNQLRENHTGLLYRIRKLDGHISWALEHRLFIPSNEGSANKAVAVITDMTSYMENQSKLERSLKENETLLTEVHHRVKNNLAVVISFLQLQVYSSPPETADILEQSIVRIKAIALVHEKLYSSKNLSGLSSVDYITSLVENIKLMYMRTDINIELQIQKLEFNIVDAIPMGLMITEMLTNSFRHAFVGGKPDALIKIDFLVKDNFNYELKYRDNGVGFPPELNYRKAESIGLSVIFSLCSQMNGREVECSSKPNEGVFYHFAFSPKKVILKENSNVPKG, from the coding sequence ATGAAAGCAGCTGGCCGAATTGCATTTTTTTATTTGTTATTCGGCTATCTCTGGATTTATTTTTCAGACTATGCAATTTCGCTTATTTTTGCATCCGTCGAAGACATTCGCGAATTCCAAAGTCTGAAAGGTTGGGGTTTTGTCACTCTCTCCGCTGCGATTATTTTTGTATTACTCGTTCGTGAGTTACGCAGGCAAAAAAGGGTACTCTTTGAAAAAATAGAATCTGATCAACTTTTCCAAGTCATTTTAGAGCGGATTGAAGACGCAGTGATCGTTTTCAATTTAGATACTTGGAAAATTGATTTTCTTAGTGAACAAGTTTCCAGACTTTTTGACATTCCTACAAAAGATATTCTCACTCATCCACAACTACTCATCGAAAGAGTCCATGAACTGGACAGAGACCGAATGACCAATATTTGGATGAACCAACTAAGGGAAAACCATACAGGGCTTTTGTATCGCATTCGAAAGTTAGATGGTCACATTAGCTGGGCGTTAGAACACCGACTTTTTATACCAAGTAATGAAGGTAGTGCAAATAAGGCAGTTGCTGTCATTACTGATATGACTAGTTATATGGAAAACCAATCCAAATTGGAACGTTCGTTGAAAGAAAACGAAACCTTACTCACGGAAGTCCATCACAGAGTAAAAAATAACTTAGCAGTTGTTATTTCCTTCCTGCAACTTCAGGTATATTCCTCTCCACCTGAAACGGCCGATATTTTGGAACAGAGTATTGTAAGAATCAAAGCGATTGCCTTGGTTCATGAAAAGTTATATAGTAGTAAAAATTTATCTGGTCTAAGTTCTGTAGATTATATCACAAGTCTTGTTGAGAACATCAAACTTATGTATATGAGGACTGATATTAATATAGAACTTCAAATCCAAAAATTGGAGTTTAACATTGTAGATGCAATTCCAATGGGACTTATGATCACCGAGATGTTGACCAATAGTTTTCGGCATGCATTTGTCGGTGGAAAACCAGATGCTTTGATCAAAATTGATTTTCTAGTTAAAGATAATTTCAATTATGAATTAAAATACAGGGACAATGGAGTGGGATTTCCTCCCGAGCTGAACTATCGAAAAGCAGAATCCATTGGTTTATCAGTTATTTTTTCGTTATGTAGTCAGATGAATGGCCGTGAGGTAGAATGTTCTTCCAAACCCAATGAAGGTGTATTCTACCACTTTGCCTTTTCACCTAAAAAAGTAATCTTAAAGGAAAATTCAAATGTACCAAAAGGGTAA
- a CDS encoding MaoC family dehydratase, translating into MYQKGKSFLEIQIGDSASFTKTITETDVYLFAGISGDFNPLHVDEEYAKTTNFGTRIAHGGLAASLLAPVLGMKLPGLGTVALETTTKFRKPVYFGDTITCFVEVVEKVERLKAVKMKIVWTNQKSEVVSKGETLVIPPG; encoded by the coding sequence ATGTACCAAAAGGGTAAAAGTTTTTTAGAAATCCAAATCGGAGATTCTGCATCCTTTACCAAAACCATTACGGAAACCGACGTGTATTTATTTGCAGGGATCAGTGGTGATTTTAATCCTCTTCATGTAGATGAAGAGTATGCAAAAACAACAAACTTTGGCACAAGGATTGCTCATGGAGGTCTTGCCGCCTCGTTACTGGCGCCGGTACTTGGGATGAAACTACCTGGGCTTGGAACGGTTGCGTTAGAAACTACAACTAAGTTTCGAAAACCAGTTTATTTTGGAGATACAATCACTTGTTTTGTGGAGGTTGTGGAAAAAGTTGAAAGATTGAAAGCTGTGAAAATGAAAATTGTTTGGACCAATCAAAAATCAGAAGTAGTGAGTAAAGGGGAAACTCTTGTCATTCCTCCCGGTTGA
- the leuA2 gene encoding 2-isopropylmalate synthase LeuA2 → MKPKQIKIQDVTLRDGNQALRKPWTLEEKIEVFDLLVALRVDGIEVGFPSSNETEFVASKTLAERAPKGMPIAGLSRANETEIRKTWEAIQFAKNPRMHIVYPVSDFSIRHVLKISEQEVIQKIHNSVSFARSIVGPEVEIQFSGEHFGDAIENFAFTKEAFLAAIEAGANIINLPNTVERYRPMIFVNMVKEMKDFIGERSKVSVHTHNDLGMATATSVECVYVGAEQIEVALNGLGERAGNTNLYETVIALHQNGENLGINFERIYPTAKRIAEMTGIPIGEKTPIIGEDIFSHRSGIHQDGVAKTIKQSKGAYRTFSPEFVGRNDSETISFTNQSGHRAIQFLLEKRGIVIPTEEIHRLFEIAKTISSKENNREITEAELVDLASSMTVSL, encoded by the coding sequence ATGAAACCAAAACAAATCAAAATCCAAGACGTTACCTTAAGGGACGGAAACCAAGCTTTACGAAAACCATGGACATTGGAGGAAAAAATCGAAGTCTTCGATTTGTTAGTCGCATTGCGTGTCGACGGGATCGAAGTGGGATTTCCCTCTTCCAACGAAACAGAGTTTGTCGCAAGTAAAACCTTAGCGGAACGAGCACCTAAGGGAATGCCCATTGCGGGACTTTCTCGGGCCAACGAAACGGAAATCAGAAAAACCTGGGAAGCCATCCAATTTGCAAAGAATCCTAGAATGCATATTGTCTATCCAGTCAGTGATTTTTCGATCCGTCATGTTTTGAAAATTTCAGAACAAGAAGTCATCCAAAAGATTCATAACTCCGTTTCTTTTGCCAGATCCATTGTAGGACCTGAGGTTGAGATCCAATTTTCTGGCGAACATTTTGGAGATGCCATTGAAAACTTTGCGTTCACCAAAGAAGCATTTTTAGCGGCGATTGAAGCAGGTGCCAATATCATCAACTTACCCAACACAGTCGAAAGATACCGTCCGATGATATTTGTCAATATGGTGAAAGAGATGAAAGATTTTATTGGAGAACGTTCCAAAGTATCTGTCCACACTCATAATGACTTAGGAATGGCTACGGCAACGTCCGTAGAATGTGTGTATGTTGGTGCAGAACAAATTGAAGTGGCGCTCAACGGATTGGGTGAAAGAGCGGGAAACACAAATTTATATGAAACCGTCATCGCATTACACCAAAATGGCGAAAACTTAGGAATCAACTTCGAAAGAATTTATCCAACGGCCAAACGAATTGCAGAGATGACAGGAATTCCGATTGGAGAAAAAACGCCCATCATTGGTGAAGATATTTTTTCACATAGATCAGGGATCCACCAAGATGGAGTTGCCAAGACCATCAAACAATCCAAAGGTGCTTACCGAACTTTTTCTCCTGAATTTGTGGGAAGAAATGATTCCGAAACCATTTCTTTTACGAACCAATCTGGACATAGAGCCATCCAGTTTTTGTTAGAAAAACGAGGGATCGTAATACCTACAGAAGAAATCCACCGTTTGTTTGAAATAGCCAAAACTATCTCCTCAAAAGAAAACAATCGAGAAATCACCGAAGCAGAGTTAGTGGATTTAGCGAGCAGTATGACAGTTTCCCTCTGA
- a CDS encoding N-acyl-D-amino-acid deacylase family protein, translating to MADTLIKQARIFDGSTNPSFVGDVRIKDGKVQTVSKTELNPNSGETVIDAKGLWLTPGFIDFHTHYDAEIEMAPDLSESVRHGVTTISLGSCSLSLAVGDPTDLADMFSRVEAIPRKNVLSILESKKNWNSASEYKKHLNAMPLGPNVTSFAGHSAIRAHVMGLERSLTKGENPTKQELEKMNQHLEEALDAGFMGLSINTLVWDKMDGSRFRSRPLPSTYANWSEYEYLNKTLRKRGKIFQGVPNVSTKINVLMFLKEAFGIFRKPLKTTVISLMDVKFDPGLYKLLNIIGRITNTIFRSDFKFQALPEPFDLYADGMDVVVFEEFAAGAKANHIEDELERKQLMKDPTYRSWFKRQWTNWFLPRVFHRNFKETKIVDAPDKSLIGKSIDDVAKEKGVHSVTAFLDLVSEHGNKVRWYTVMANHRKEPLQKIVSYPDILIGFSDAGAHLRGMAHYNFPLRMLKLVRDAELEKKPFMTMERAVHRLTGEIGDWFGIDAGYIKEGKRADLVLIDPTKLDDSLAKDVEAPMPFMEDFKRWVRRNDDTVKKVFINGKLAVDQGKPVSGLGKEKGYGSFLASTIGR from the coding sequence ATGGCAGACACTCTCATCAAACAGGCAAGAATTTTTGATGGAAGTACAAATCCATCTTTTGTGGGTGATGTGCGAATCAAAGACGGTAAGGTTCAAACCGTTTCAAAAACAGAATTAAATCCAAATTCTGGAGAAACTGTGATCGATGCCAAAGGACTTTGGCTTACACCAGGGTTTATAGACTTTCATACTCATTATGACGCAGAGATTGAAATGGCACCGGATCTTTCTGAATCGGTACGCCATGGTGTCACAACCATTTCTCTCGGAAGTTGTTCTCTCAGTTTGGCTGTGGGTGATCCGACAGACCTTGCTGATATGTTCAGCCGAGTGGAAGCCATTCCCCGAAAGAATGTTTTATCCATTTTAGAAAGTAAAAAAAATTGGAACTCCGCCTCCGAATATAAAAAACACTTAAATGCAATGCCTCTCGGTCCCAATGTCACGTCCTTTGCGGGACACTCGGCTATCCGTGCCCATGTGATGGGTCTCGAACGTTCCTTAACAAAAGGAGAAAACCCCACAAAACAAGAGTTAGAGAAAATGAACCAACACCTAGAAGAAGCACTAGATGCTGGTTTTATGGGTTTATCGATTAATACCTTAGTATGGGATAAAATGGATGGGTCTAGATTTAGATCAAGACCACTCCCTTCTACTTACGCCAATTGGAGCGAATACGAATACCTAAACAAAACCTTAAGAAAAAGAGGAAAAATTTTCCAAGGGGTTCCGAACGTTTCTACAAAAATCAACGTGTTAATGTTTTTAAAAGAAGCATTTGGTATTTTTCGTAAACCTCTAAAAACAACTGTGATCTCACTTATGGATGTGAAGTTTGATCCAGGTTTGTATAAACTTCTTAATATCATTGGTAGAATCACAAATACAATCTTTCGATCTGATTTTAAATTTCAGGCACTTCCGGAACCATTTGATTTGTATGCTGATGGAATGGATGTGGTTGTCTTTGAAGAATTTGCAGCCGGTGCCAAAGCCAATCATATTGAAGATGAGTTAGAAAGAAAACAACTGATGAAAGATCCAACTTACCGGTCGTGGTTCAAACGCCAATGGACAAATTGGTTTTTACCTCGTGTTTTTCATAGGAACTTCAAAGAAACAAAAATTGTGGATGCTCCAGACAAATCATTGATTGGAAAATCAATTGATGATGTTGCCAAAGAAAAAGGTGTACATTCCGTAACTGCATTTTTAGATCTTGTATCCGAACATGGAAACAAAGTGCGTTGGTACACTGTAATGGCCAACCATAGAAAAGAGCCGTTACAAAAAATAGTTTCTTATCCAGACATCCTTATCGGTTTTTCTGATGCCGGCGCTCACTTACGTGGTATGGCACATTATAACTTTCCCCTTCGTATGTTAAAACTTGTACGCGATGCGGAACTAGAGAAAAAACCGTTTATGACAATGGAAAGAGCAGTACACCGTCTAACAGGAGAGATTGGAGATTGGTTTGGAATTGATGCCGGTTATATCAAAGAAGGAAAAAGAGCAGACCTTGTCCTTATTGATCCTACAAAATTAGATGATTCCCTTGCAAAGGATGTGGAAGCACCTATGCCATTTATGGAAGATTTCAAACGTTGGGTTCGCCGTAACGATGACACTGTAAAAAAAGTTTTTATCAATGGAAAACTAGCAGTCGATCAGGGAAAACCAGTATCGGGACTCGGAAAAGAAAAAGGATACGGTAGTTTTCTCGCCTCCACCATCGGTAGATAA
- a CDS encoding sodium:solute symporter, whose amino-acid sequence MIWDLFVLIFYFVIVFYFGFHFAKNNQKEEDFYLAKKEIHWIFLLLSLVATETSSLTFLSIPSLTFKGDYRFLEIAFGYLIGRTVVALYLLPSYFSGNTISVYEYIGNRLGKSPQKTMSFVFTISRLLGDGIRLYISSLPIAFLLEKMGLKLSPEVLGMIALTTLSIVTIIYSVVGGFRAIVFTDVLQWFIYILGGIFALGLLIYKLEIPMGEGITNLQTLGKWNLFVLDYLAEGDNSYFIVFALIGGAFISIGSHGTDLMLVQRVIATKNLISGQKILIGSGILVIFQFILFLLIGSLLYLFYQGQTMAPDKVFSQFIVNEVPSPILGILVAAILASAMSTLSSTINSLSLTWARDWGMDQWFSPKALSLFFGITLFVSSLIPYFLIQTWEKGLLEMGLTIFSYTLGPSIAVFYLAKANKDLPVSGRVFSGFFLTSILSTVAIGVGFKISFTLLIPIGFGTLVCLVQISRFIYKKN is encoded by the coding sequence ATGATCTGGGATTTATTCGTTCTTATCTTTTATTTTGTTATCGTTTTTTATTTTGGATTTCATTTTGCAAAGAACAACCAAAAAGAAGAAGATTTTTACTTAGCGAAAAAAGAAATCCATTGGATTTTTCTATTACTTTCTCTCGTTGCAACGGAAACTTCGAGTTTAACATTTTTAAGTATACCGTCGTTAACTTTCAAAGGAGATTACCGGTTCCTAGAAATTGCTTTTGGATATTTGATCGGAAGGACAGTGGTAGCTTTGTATCTGTTGCCATCCTATTTTTCAGGAAATACAATTTCTGTTTATGAATATATAGGAAACCGATTAGGTAAATCTCCACAAAAAACCATGTCTTTTGTTTTTACCATCTCTCGTTTACTTGGTGATGGGATCAGATTGTATATAAGTTCCTTACCTATTGCCTTTCTTTTAGAAAAGATGGGCCTAAAACTTTCACCGGAAGTTTTAGGAATGATCGCCCTCACAACTCTGAGTATTGTCACCATCATCTATTCTGTGGTGGGAGGATTTCGAGCCATTGTCTTTACGGATGTGCTCCAATGGTTTATCTACATATTAGGTGGGATTTTTGCACTCGGTCTACTGATTTATAAATTAGAAATTCCTATGGGCGAAGGGATCACAAATCTCCAAACTTTAGGAAAATGGAATTTATTTGTATTGGATTACCTTGCCGAAGGTGACAATAGTTATTTTATCGTATTTGCTCTGATAGGTGGAGCCTTTATCTCGATTGGATCTCATGGAACCGATTTAATGTTAGTCCAACGAGTTATTGCCACAAAAAATTTAATTTCTGGCCAAAAGATTTTGATTGGAAGTGGAATCCTTGTTATCTTTCAATTCATACTTTTTCTTCTGATCGGATCTCTTCTTTATCTTTTTTACCAAGGCCAAACCATGGCACCCGACAAAGTATTTAGCCAATTCATTGTGAATGAAGTTCCCTCACCGATTCTCGGAATTCTTGTGGCAGCCATCCTTGCCAGTGCTATGTCCACACTCAGTTCCACCATCAATTCACTTTCCCTCACTTGGGCACGAGATTGGGGAATGGACCAATGGTTTTCTCCGAAAGCCTTGTCCTTGTTTTTCGGAATCACTCTATTTGTTTCCAGCCTCATCCCTTACTTTCTCATCCAAACATGGGAAAAGGGACTTTTAGAAATGGGTCTCACTATTTTTTCCTATACTCTCGGGCCTTCCATTGCCGTTTTCTATTTGGCGAAAGCAAACAAGGACTTACCCGTTTCCGGTAGAGTTTTTTCGGGATTTTTCCTTACGAGCATCCTTAGCACCGTAGCAATTGGGGTGGGATTCAAAATTTCCTTTACCCTTCTCATCCCCATCGGATTTGGAACCCTTGTGTGCCTTGTTCAAATTTCTCGATTCATTTATAAAAAAAATTGA
- a CDS encoding CBS domain-containing protein: MFFWIHDGRILPTTPPATSDRVHKIHPGGKSSPVSGEGSESQNAPSSSFLHRSPGDVYKEAAGPTEKTVYFLREIMSQPAYALPSTETIASCLDFMLEKRIRHLPITDGQGILVGFVSDRDILEKSKSYERDWPVSDIMTKRVLVGSPQSEIRGVTKVLLEERIGCIPVVDDDNHPIGIVTRSDLLRLLLKYPNLNIIV; the protein is encoded by the coding sequence ATGTTCTTTTGGATTCATGATGGGCGTATTTTACCGACAACACCACCCGCCACCTCAGATCGGGTGCATAAAATCCATCCAGGAGGCAAAAGTTCTCCGGTTTCTGGGGAAGGGAGTGAATCCCAAAATGCGCCATCCTCCTCTTTTTTACACCGCTCCCCCGGGGATGTTTACAAAGAAGCAGCGGGACCGACCGAAAAAACGGTCTACTTCCTCCGAGAAATCATGTCACAACCCGCCTACGCCCTACCCTCTACTGAAACCATAGCCAGTTGTTTGGATTTTATGTTAGAAAAAAGGATCCGCCATCTCCCCATCACCGATGGACAGGGAATCCTTGTTGGATTTGTTTCCGACCGGGACATTTTAGAAAAAAGTAAGTCCTATGAAAGAGACTGGCCAGTTTCCGACATAATGACCAAACGAGTATTAGTTGGATCGCCGCAATCAGAAATCAGAGGAGTTACGAAAGTTCTTTTGGAAGAAAGAATTGGATGTATTCCTGTCGTAGATGACGATAATCATCCTATTGGTATCGTCACAAGATCGGATTTACTCCGATTGTTACTCAAGTATCCAAATTTGAATATCATTGTGTAA